Below is a window of Methanobrevibacter sp. DNA.
ATTTTAGAAATAATTTCTTTAATAAAAATACTGGATTTTTTGTTTTAACCGATGACGGTTCTTATTCTGTAAATTCAAAGGAAATAAACAATAAAATAGAAACATTGCACACTTCAACCGGCGCAATTAGTGAATCCTTCGAAAAGTTCGTCAAGCCTTTGAAACTGGATTATGACAATGACATAGCCATTTTAGATATCTGTGCAGGTCTTGGATATAACTCATCTGCAGCAATAGCCAATTTTATTGAAAATGATGGGAAAAGTCTTAAAATCGACATGGTTGAGATATCAAAGCCTACCCTTGCATGTGGCCTACTGGCTCCATCACCAATAGAAGCGCATGACATTACCCGTAAGGCTATTGAAAAACAGCTGATAAAAGAAGATTATGCTTCCCTGGAGCTTGAAGACTGCGATATCCCCGAAAACATAGAAATCAATGTGTTTATTGATGATGCACGTCAAACCATACAGGATTTGGAGGATGACTCCTACGATGCCATATTTCTTGACCCATTTTCACAGAATATGGCCCCTGAGCTATTCTCACTTGAATTTTTCAATGAATTCAAGCGTGTGATAAAGGAAAACGGAATTGTCTGCACATATACATCATCAGCCCCAGTTCGTGCAGGATTGATTGAGGCAGGTTTTCATATAGGTAAAGGACCGGTATTCGGAAGAAAACAGGGAGGAACATTGGCCA
It encodes the following:
- a CDS encoding MnmC family methyltransferase: MSYEKNATVIDDTIYDLVNETFEKEKNTGNPDFRNNFFNKNTGFFVLTDDGSYSVNSKEINNKIETLHTSTGAISESFEKFVKPLKLDYDNDIAILDICAGLGYNSSAAIANFIENDGKSLKIDMVEISKPTLACGLLAPSPIEAHDITRKAIEKQLIKEDYASLELEDCDIPENIEINVFIDDARQTIQDLEDDSYDAIFLDPFSQNMAPELFSLEFFNEFKRVIKENGIVCTYTSSAPVRAGLIEAGFHIGKGPVFGRKQGGTLASPNVEMLDYSLPKNDEIRIALSDVGIPFRDPGLNGESSEILESRSEERKNARHNTKISSAVKTPIFLGVDMDDEKLKRRVERNLAKMNIPSTTSEEAFYVIESEKSYNEKQSKNNNSRSRILDMVEKLDEISKS